In Massilia forsythiae, one DNA window encodes the following:
- a CDS encoding methyltransferase: protein MPTGEPAGADGAFALLAWTEDGEQRTARWRSESGWPAPKKVVIADDTMSADTAWRLALDGTGLLWRGDFQNARQLLQALMRRLDHKGGRGKRAKPAKPAATLTEQFHRHRLSQLQRARVLALLLIPFEADCSIPLRRAPDVRDACLEAYGAVHEPIVASLRELLGLIGAHEWRRKGVFIPALDERIHPWYGVFSPVRGEYVELVAQAPLPRPGSPAAALAFDIGAGSGVLSAVLARRGLQRVVATDMDERALGCARANIARLGLAAQVEVVRADLFPPGRAGLVVCNPPWLPGKPSSAIEYAVYDPDSRMLKGFLAGLKDHLLEQGEGWLILSDLAEHLGLRSRAQLLGWIAGAGLQVAGRHDIRPVHPKASDPDDPLAAARSQEVTSLWRLRVA, encoded by the coding sequence ATGCCGACGGGCGAACCCGCCGGCGCCGATGGCGCCTTTGCACTGCTGGCCTGGACCGAGGACGGCGAGCAACGCACTGCGCGCTGGCGCTCCGAAAGCGGCTGGCCGGCGCCGAAGAAGGTCGTCATCGCCGACGACACCATGAGCGCCGACACCGCCTGGCGCCTGGCGCTGGACGGCACCGGCCTGCTGTGGCGCGGCGACTTCCAGAACGCGCGCCAGCTGCTGCAGGCGCTGATGCGGCGCCTCGACCACAAGGGCGGCCGCGGCAAGCGCGCCAAGCCTGCCAAACCCGCCGCCACCCTGACCGAGCAGTTCCACCGCCACCGCTTGTCGCAGCTGCAGCGCGCGCGCGTGCTGGCGCTGCTGCTGATCCCGTTCGAGGCCGATTGCAGCATCCCGCTGCGGCGCGCGCCGGACGTGCGCGACGCCTGCCTGGAAGCGTACGGCGCCGTGCACGAACCCATCGTGGCCTCGCTGCGCGAGCTGCTCGGCCTGATCGGCGCGCACGAGTGGCGCCGCAAGGGCGTGTTCATTCCCGCGCTGGACGAGCGCATTCACCCCTGGTACGGCGTGTTCTCGCCGGTGCGCGGCGAATACGTGGAACTGGTGGCGCAGGCGCCGCTGCCGCGTCCGGGGTCGCCAGCGGCGGCGCTCGCCTTCGACATCGGCGCCGGCAGCGGCGTGCTGTCGGCGGTGCTGGCGCGGCGCGGCCTGCAGCGCGTCGTGGCCACCGACATGGACGAGCGCGCGCTCGGCTGCGCGCGCGCCAACATCGCACGCCTCGGGCTGGCGGCGCAGGTCGAGGTGGTGCGCGCCGACCTGTTCCCGCCGGGCCGCGCCGGCCTGGTGGTGTGCAATCCGCCCTGGCTGCCGGGCAAGCCGAGCTCGGCCATCGAGTACGCGGTCTACGATCCGGACAGCCGCATGCTCAAGGGCTTCCTGGCGGGCTTGAAGGACCATTTGCTGGAACAGGGCGAAGGCTGGCTGATCCTGTCCGACCTGGCCGAGCACCTCGGCCTGCGCTCGCGCGCGCAGCTGCTGGGCTGGATCGCCGGCGCCGGCCTGCAGGTGGCCGGCCGCCACGACATCCGTCCGGTGCACCCGAAGGCGAGCGACCCGGACGACCCGCTGGCGGCGGCGCGCTCGCAAGAGGTGACCTCGCTGTGGCGCCTGCGCGTGGCCTGA